The sequence below is a genomic window from Flavobacterium sediminilitoris.
TTCAAAGTACTTTACATTAATTATGAAAGATAAAATAATCGAAAAAATGTACGAAATCAGTAAAAAACCATATCAAAAATGGTTTAAAAAAAATGACCCTTGGAAAACAACTCGTGAAGAACTAATTGCGTTACCTAAACAAACATTAGGTTTTCAATTAGGCCATTTCTTAATGCGTTACAATTTTGAAATTCAGGAAAAATTGGAAGATCACGATGTGATTCATGTATTAACGAACACAGGAATTTCTGTAGTAGATGAAATTGGTATGCAATACTATTTATTAGGTAATGGTAAAAGAAGTTTGTATTTATTTATGGTTATTACAACTGGTTTTCTTTTCTATCCTAGACAAAGTCATTATTTCTTAAATCAATATGATAAAGGTAAAAAGGCACATCAATTTTATCATTTAGATTTCCAAAAAATGCTTTCTATTCCTGTTAATACTATTCGAGAATCTTTTAATATTATATAAAATGAAAACGTTATCTAACATCTATTCTACTAATAAAAAACAAAACTTATTTTTACTTTTTCTTTCTCTATATTGCGCTATCTTACTTCTTTTTAGAGCAAAAATTACGCAGTCTATATTCTATTTTTTCTTAATTTGGAATTTATTTTTAGCTGCAATTCCTTATTTGATTTTACAATTTGCCAAACAAAAAATTCAAATATTAGAAAATGTAAAAACTAGGTTTATATTATTTACATCTTGGTTATTATTTTTACCTAATTCTTTTTACATTTTAACCGATTTTGTTCATTTAAAAAAAGGAAAACCTGAATTATTTTGGTTTGATTTGGTTTTACTTTTTTCTTTTGCTGTTCTTGGTTTTTTATTTGGCTTACTTTCATTAAAAGAGTTTAAAAATTATTTTTCGCTCTTTTATTCTAAAAAAACATTGCTCATTATAATACCTACTATTTGTTTTTTAAGTGGTTTTGGAGTTTACCTAGGTAGATTTCTACGATTTAACAGTTGGCACATTCTTACCAATCCTTTTTCTCTTATTCTAGAAGCTTTTCAAACGTTATTCACATCTGAAGCATTATTCTTTTCGGCTCTGTTTGGAAGTCTTATTTATATTACCTTCTTAATTCAAGATACTTACAATGGAAGACTATAATCAAAAAGTAATTTCAGATGGAAATTTAGCTAAAATAGTATTCATTCTTTCTTTTAGCATTGGAACTCTTATTCTAGCATTGTTTAAAATTACAAAGCATGAAACTTTTATAGTTATAGGGTTTTACTATGTAATAGCTGCACTCTTTTTCAATTTCATTCTATTTGTAAATTTAGTTTA
It includes:
- a CDS encoding DUF1361 domain-containing protein produces the protein MKTLSNIYSTNKKQNLFLLFLSLYCAILLLFRAKITQSIFYFFLIWNLFLAAIPYLILQFAKQKIQILENVKTRFILFTSWLLFLPNSFYILTDFVHLKKGKPELFWFDLVLLFSFAVLGFLFGLLSLKEFKNYFSLFYSKKTLLIIIPTICFLSGFGVYLGRFLRFNSWHILTNPFSLILEAFQTLFTSEALFFSALFGSLIYITFLIQDTYNGRL